In Zingiber officinale cultivar Zhangliang chromosome 1A, Zo_v1.1, whole genome shotgun sequence, a genomic segment contains:
- the LOC122038082 gene encoding UDP-glycosyltransferase 13-like, with protein sequence MAVEELELAMKPTVVLYPMSGNGHLLPMVELAKLFLRHNFAVAVVLMQFPIKHPSLESFIACVSAAHRSISFHQLPPPDSDDSFTAGVSASLPSIPMMLDSVRRNNHELLRFLAAYRLENDVRAVVLDFLCTDALDVVVAAELGIPAYFFFPTCASALGSLLYFPSLEFTDLGLGELADTPIHFPGLPPIPASDMLSREVINCALESYESSIKKIARRIPDGHAILINSFESLEAEAVKALREGACLPGRRMPNVYCIGPLIMEGSRGKDETKAKCMAWLDAQPRDSVLFLCFGSMGSFSVEQLKKMAVGLERSRQRFLWVVRAPKDPPTPTSELDLDVLLPEGFSERTKHRGMVAKSWAPQVEVLNHESVGCFVSHCGWNSTLEAISAGVAIVAWPLYAEQRMNKVFLVEQMKLAVVMDGYDKEMVEAEEVEAKVRWVMESEGGRELRRRAAAAKETAAEAWSARGSSQQAWLEVVRTLEKQI encoded by the coding sequence ATGGCCGTCGAGGAATTGGAATTGGCGATGAAACCGACGGTGGTGCTGTATCCCATGTCCGGCAACGGACATCTACTCCCCATGGTAGAGCTTGCCAAGCTCTTCCTCCGCCACAATTTCGCCGTCGCAGTGGTCCTCATGCAGTTCCCCATCAAGCACCCTTCTCTCGAGTCCTTCATTGCCTGTGTCTCAGCCGCCCACCGATCCATCTCCTTCCACCAGCTCCCGCCGCCTGATTCTGACGACTCCTTCACTGCTGGCGTTTCCGCCAGCTTACCCTCCATACCCATGATGCTCGACAGCGTACGTCGCAACAACCATGAGCTCCTTCGTTTCCTCGCCGCCTACCGCTTGGAAAACGATGTCCGCGCCGTCGTCCTCGACTTCTTATGCACCGACGCTCTCGACGTCGTCGTCGCCGCCGAGCTCGGCATCCCAGCCTACTTCTTCTTCCCCACATGCGCCTCCGCTCTCGGCTCCCTGCTCTACTTTCCCTCTCTTGAGTTCACAGATCTCGGCCTCGGTGAGCTCGCAGATACACCCATCCACTTCCCTGGGCTGCCCCCTATTCCCGCCTCCGATATGCTCAGCAGAGAGGTTATAAATTGCGCTTTGGAGTCTTATGAAAGTTCCATAAAAAAGATTGCCCGGCGGATCCCGGATGGTCACGCCATCCTTATCAACTCGTTCGAGTCGCTCGAAGCAGAGGCCGTTAAGGCTCTTCGGGAAGGGGCGTGCCTTCCCGGACGCCGGATGCCAAATGTCTATTGCATCGGGCCGCTGATCATGGAAGGGAGCAGAGGAAAGGATGAAACAAAAGCAAAGTGCATGGCGTGGCTGGACGCACAACCACGCGATAGCGTGTTGTTCCTCTGCTTCGGCAGCATGGGTTCGTTCTCCGTGGAGCAGCTCAAGAAGATGGCCGTTGGCCTCGAGAGAAGCCGACAACGATTTCTTTGGGTCGTGCGGGCCCCTAAGGATCCTCCGACGCCGACGTCTGAGCTGGACCTTGATGTTCTGTTGCCGGAGGGATTCTCTGAGCGGACGAAGCACAGGGGGATGGTGGCGAAGTCGTGGGCGCCGCAGGTGGAGGTGCTGAACCACGAGTCGGTGGGATGCTTCGTCTCGCACTGCGGGTGGAACTCGACATTGGAGGCGATCTCCGCCGGAGTGGCGATAGTGGCGTGGCCGCTGTACGCGGAGCAGaggatgaacaaggtgttcttgGTGGAACAGATGAAATTGGCGGTGGTGATGGACGGTTATGACAAAGAGATGGTAGAGGCTGAAGAGGTGGAGGCGAAGGTGAGGTGGGTGATGGAGTCAGAGGGAGGGAGGGAATTGAGGCGGCGTGCGGCGGCGGCTAAAGAGACGGCGGCAGAGGCGTGGAGTGCAAGGGGGTCGTCTCAACAGGCGTGGCTGGAAGTAGTCAGAACCTTGGAGAAGCAGATCTGA